In Bacteroidales bacterium, the following are encoded in one genomic region:
- a CDS encoding YcxB family protein, producing MEKIEKNILFTPEDLQLAYTTHFRRTYPVRSRMLFIISIISLLTGIAFFCYDFSQGNIFIKNWAAWFLLCYGITIAVVYFHNLKTIGKRMYSKMPDFERPYNFIFDAGKIQITSETTNNINKWEAYNSALFCENMILLYPNKLRFNLFPKKYFTDEEFNMLKQWIKAKIKTKEYK from the coding sequence GTGGAAAAAATAGAAAAAAACATACTGTTCACACCGGAGGATTTGCAGCTTGCATATACAACGCATTTTCGCAGAACATATCCTGTTCGCAGCCGCATGTTGTTTATAATAAGCATTATTTCTCTTTTAACAGGTATTGCTTTTTTCTGTTATGATTTCTCACAAGGAAACATATTTATTAAAAACTGGGCAGCATGGTTTCTGTTATGCTACGGAATTACAATTGCTGTAGTATATTTTCACAATTTAAAAACTATTGGCAAGCGTATGTATTCAAAAATGCCTGATTTTGAAAGGCCATATAATTTCATTTTTGATGCCGGAAAGATACAGATTACATCAGAAACCACAAACAATATAAATAAATGGGAGGCTTACAATTCGGCTCTTTTTTGTGAAAACATGATACTCTTATACCCCAATAAATTACGCTTCAATCTCTTCCCAAAAAAATATTTTACAGACGAGGAGTTTAATATGCTGAAACAATGGATTAAAGCCAAAATAAAAACCAAAGAATATAAATGA
- a CDS encoding nitroreductase family protein → MNFHELIRLRQSTRKYNDKPVEREKILHCIEAARLAPSACNSQPWSFIIIDEPQQRNKVARETYNNVIPFNKFVAEASAIVAVIIEKPTLISQLGGRIKNKDFYLIDIGIAAEHFCLQAAEEGLGTCMLGWFNEKNIQDILNIPKNKRIGLLITMGYSNVKIRSKIRKPLEKITKYNSYE, encoded by the coding sequence ATGAATTTCCATGAACTGATCCGCTTACGCCAAAGCACGCGTAAATACAATGACAAGCCCGTTGAACGGGAAAAAATTCTACATTGCATCGAAGCAGCCCGTCTGGCACCTTCAGCATGCAATTCGCAGCCATGGTCTTTTATCATAATTGATGAACCGCAACAAAGAAATAAAGTTGCCAGAGAAACATATAATAATGTGATTCCTTTTAATAAATTTGTTGCTGAAGCCTCGGCTATTGTTGCTGTAATTATAGAGAAACCCACTTTAATTTCTCAGCTTGGCGGAAGAATTAAAAATAAAGATTTTTACCTTATCGACATCGGAATTGCTGCTGAACATTTTTGCCTTCAAGCTGCTGAAGAAGGGTTAGGAACCTGCATGCTGGGATGGTTTAACGAAAAAAACATTCAAGACATTTTGAATATCCCTAAAAACAAACGCATCGGATTGCTAATAACTATGGGCTATTCAAATGTTAAAATTCGCAGTAAAATAAGAAAACCACTTGAGAAAATAACAAAATACAACAGTTATGAATAA
- a CDS encoding acyl-CoA dehydrogenase family protein, producing MFLNEEQIMLRQSVREFAIREIDPLADELDKKEEFSYELTRKMGDLGLFGMLVPREYGGSDMGFLSLVVAVEELARVDSSQAATLAAHETLGAYPLVKHGTKEQKKKYLPSLCNGKGLWAFGLTEPEAGSDSRNTKTIAELKNNKWIVNGSKIFITNASTDITKGITLQTVVKENGKNNFTCFIVEPGINNYTVTPMKNKLCWRASNTSELFFDDCEVQEENMLGKIGDGSRIMLGTLEVGKLTIAAMGLGLSQGAYEMALEYAKNRKQFGQPIANFQAISFKLADMAVKIELARNTLYKACILADKKQPFSYEATISKLYCSEIAREIADEAVQIFGGYGLMRDYKIERFYRDQRLLQIGEGTSEIQRLIISRKILQ from the coding sequence ATGTTTTTGAACGAAGAACAAATAATGCTCCGACAATCCGTCAGGGAATTTGCCATTAGAGAAATTGATCCACTGGCGGATGAATTAGATAAAAAGGAAGAGTTTTCTTATGAATTGACCCGGAAAATGGGTGATCTGGGCTTGTTTGGCATGTTGGTACCTCGTGAATACGGAGGCTCCGATATGGGGTTTTTATCGCTAGTTGTTGCCGTTGAAGAATTGGCGCGGGTAGACAGCTCCCAGGCAGCCACGTTGGCAGCTCATGAAACACTCGGCGCCTATCCTTTAGTGAAGCATGGAACAAAAGAACAAAAGAAAAAATATTTACCTTCATTATGCAACGGTAAGGGCTTATGGGCTTTCGGACTAACAGAACCTGAAGCCGGCTCCGATTCCAGAAACACCAAAACCATTGCAGAACTTAAAAACAATAAATGGATTGTTAACGGGAGTAAAATATTTATAACAAACGCAAGCACTGACATTACGAAGGGTATTACTCTGCAAACTGTAGTTAAAGAAAACGGAAAAAATAATTTTACCTGTTTTATTGTGGAGCCCGGAATTAACAATTATACGGTCACGCCAATGAAAAACAAACTGTGCTGGCGGGCATCCAATACTTCCGAACTTTTTTTTGATGATTGTGAAGTACAGGAAGAAAATATGCTTGGAAAAATCGGCGATGGTTCAAGAATTATGCTGGGAACTCTTGAGGTGGGGAAACTGACCATTGCGGCTATGGGGCTGGGATTGTCACAGGGCGCTTACGAAATGGCTCTTGAGTATGCGAAAAATCGCAAACAATTCGGCCAACCCATTGCAAATTTTCAGGCCATTTCTTTTAAACTGGCAGATATGGCCGTGAAGATCGAACTTGCCAGGAATACATTGTATAAGGCCTGCATTTTGGCTGATAAAAAACAACCTTTCAGTTATGAAGCAACCATATCCAAGCTTTATTGTTCTGAAATAGCCAGAGAAATTGCCGATGAAGCCGTGCAGATATTCGGAGGTTATGGTTTAATGAGAGACTATAAGATAGAGCGGTTCTACAGAGATCAGCGGCTTCTTCAGATCGGGGAAGGCACTTCTGAAATCCAAAGACTGATTATTTCCCGCAAGATTTTACAGTAG
- a CDS encoding GNAT family N-acetyltransferase — protein sequence MNPNQFHLLIPLMQNCFGMDVDVNYFKWKYCDNPAGELIAWVAKNEHNEIVGFEGSIPERYYINNELKILYQSVDSMTHSEHRKKGIFKKLSFACYDEMKQNNNFFILGFGGVDSILPLIKFGWKTIFDIYYYFRIPVQARLKMSGYSKTQGFDIRRVENLNEIIPVNEINYKNYPIRKSFDETILKWKLSNPRYRFEITGIYKDRVLIGYFIYYLLNNKIMLYDAAFCENNHKAEIVLFSWLDSLMLKNKYQGILSISQKNIYYSNLLVRNGFLRNVLPFGPLKDSIPYMIITNYNDLEFYSDSHNWAVVPYGHDSF from the coding sequence ATGAACCCGAACCAGTTTCATCTGCTCATCCCGCTGATGCAGAATTGTTTCGGAATGGACGTAGATGTAAACTATTTTAAATGGAAATACTGTGATAATCCGGCCGGAGAACTCATTGCATGGGTTGCAAAAAACGAACATAATGAAATAGTAGGATTTGAAGGCTCCATCCCTGAAAGATATTATATAAATAACGAACTTAAAATTTTGTATCAGTCGGTAGATTCGATGACTCATTCGGAGCACAGAAAAAAGGGGATATTCAAGAAACTGTCTTTTGCCTGTTATGATGAAATGAAACAAAATAATAATTTTTTCATCCTCGGTTTCGGTGGTGTGGATTCAATATTACCACTTATTAAATTTGGATGGAAAACGATTTTTGATATTTATTATTATTTCAGAATTCCTGTTCAGGCCAGGCTAAAAATGTCCGGATATTCGAAAACGCAGGGTTTTGATATTCGCCGTGTGGAAAATCTTAATGAAATAATTCCGGTAAATGAAATTAATTATAAAAACTATCCGATCAGGAAGTCGTTTGATGAAACAATACTGAAGTGGAAACTTTCAAATCCCCGTTACCGGTTCGAAATCACAGGAATATATAAGGATAGGGTCTTGATCGGGTATTTCATATATTATTTGCTGAACAACAAAATAATGTTGTATGATGCGGCTTTTTGCGAAAATAATCACAAAGCCGAAATAGTTCTTTTCTCATGGCTGGATTCACTTATGTTAAAAAACAAATATCAGGGAATTTTATCTATTTCGCAAAAAAACATCTATTATTCAAACCTGTTGGTGAGAAACGGGTTTCTCAGGAATGTATTACCTTTTGGCCCGTTGAAGGATAGTATTCCTTACATGATTATTACCAACTATAATGATCTGGAATTTTATTCAGATAGTCATAATTGGGCTGTTGTACCGTATGGCCACGACAGCTTCTGA
- a CDS encoding polysaccharide deacetylase family protein, with protein sequence MEFKTQILCFHRVSDEFSPAYPPIPVKVFEKILSFINRNYVVIPIEEIDKRNTSGKPRLIITFDDAYYDFYENALPLLNKYKFPALQHVITHSAETGESFWTQRLNKMIEACFFEKRELVIPELQISRKLNNAKEVEKTALEVYLLLLDKMDREGILKKIEESIKDHVAYTRMMGWKELNECTKYGISIGSHTHNHATLSKMNDAELKFELEHSRKLILGNVHSSECMSLAFPNGKYNDEVITVATNAGYQYFLSTEHAKFSGKNPPLVLPRYCIYNKEWWKNYLKFTLYRYYI encoded by the coding sequence ATGGAGTTTAAAACGCAGATATTATGTTTCCATCGTGTATCAGACGAGTTTTCACCAGCTTATCCACCCATACCTGTAAAGGTTTTTGAGAAGATTTTGTCTTTCATTAATCGGAATTATGTCGTAATTCCTATTGAAGAGATTGATAAAAGAAATACTTCCGGAAAACCCCGGCTTATTATTACTTTCGATGACGCCTACTATGATTTTTACGAAAACGCCCTTCCTTTGCTGAATAAATACAAATTTCCGGCTTTGCAGCATGTGATAACTCATTCTGCAGAAACAGGCGAAAGTTTCTGGACACAAAGGCTGAACAAGATGATCGAAGCCTGTTTTTTTGAAAAAAGAGAACTGGTGATCCCAGAACTTCAAATAAGCCGGAAGCTGAATAATGCCAAAGAAGTTGAAAAAACAGCCCTTGAGGTTTACCTGTTGCTGCTTGACAAAATGGACAGAGAGGGTATCCTGAAAAAGATAGAAGAATCAATAAAAGATCATGTGGCTTATACCCGTATGATGGGATGGAAAGAACTGAATGAATGTACAAAATACGGCATCAGTATTGGCTCACACACACACAACCATGCCACCCTTTCAAAAATGAATGACGCGGAATTGAAATTCGAACTTGAACATTCGCGTAAATTGATCCTCGGCAATGTTCATTCTTCCGAATGCATGTCGCTGGCTTTTCCAAATGGAAAGTACAATGATGAAGTTATTACCGTCGCTACTAATGCTGGTTACCAATATTTTTTAAGTACTGAACATGCTAAGTTTAGTGGCAAAAACCCACCTTTGGTGCTTCCAAGATATTGCATCTATAATAAAGAATGGTGGAAAAATTATTTAAAATTCACTCTTTACCGGTATTACATTTAA
- a CDS encoding phosphoglycerate kinase: protein MNKIINQLNLPLLQDAELKNKIVLVRVDHNVVKKGVIHDPYRIDATMGTLYYINAKGGKIILMTHAGRPKNKKTGEIDISDDTSIQPVVDYLQNKLHITLKVPEFQQHGNQGYFGMETSINHLIRDLNDHTIDGIYLPNTRWFSGEEAKGAEADHFAYQLAGLADIYVNDAFGSWQAHASTVNVAKYLPSYAGFLLQKEIQNLERIYKPDRPFVSVVAGSKFDTKVDSLNALLKVSDYLVLGGVIYNAFLCAKYGFVIEGIESEDIALAKNFVEYSNKFPGKLIELPFIVESDTMEGLIPGQYRVHNIKDLKANDRLKYVLDVDPRSFQEPYVKKVFLEAKTIFVNAVMGYTPHFNEGTIALDELIDENTNAVKLYGGGDTMQELKRLLPGLYIVALDSPQYYIFTGGGAVLKAIQEGNVLGLEPVNALINPLSARKQKNSKA from the coding sequence ATGAATAAGATTATAAACCAATTAAATCTGCCGCTTTTACAGGATGCTGAGCTTAAAAACAAAATAGTGCTGGTCAGGGTTGACCACAACGTAGTGAAAAAAGGCGTTATACATGACCCCTACCGTATTGACGCAACTATGGGAACATTATATTATATCAACGCAAAAGGCGGAAAAATAATTCTAATGACTCATGCGGGAAGGCCCAAAAATAAAAAGACCGGAGAAATTGATATATCAGACGATACATCCATACAGCCCGTTGTTGACTACCTGCAAAACAAGCTGCATATTACCCTGAAAGTTCCTGAGTTTCAACAGCATGGCAACCAGGGGTATTTTGGCATGGAGACATCCATAAACCACCTTATCCGCGACCTGAATGACCATACTATTGACGGAATCTACCTTCCAAACACACGGTGGTTTTCAGGGGAAGAAGCCAAAGGTGCTGAAGCTGACCATTTTGCTTATCAGCTGGCCGGTCTTGCTGACATTTATGTGAACGATGCTTTCGGATCCTGGCAGGCACATGCTTCAACAGTAAATGTTGCCAAATACCTTCCTTCATACGCCGGGTTTTTGTTACAGAAAGAAATTCAAAACCTTGAACGTATCTACAAACCCGATAGGCCTTTTGTTTCAGTAGTTGCCGGTTCAAAATTCGATACCAAAGTTGATTCGCTGAACGCATTATTAAAAGTTTCAGATTACCTGGTACTTGGAGGTGTAATTTATAACGCTTTTTTATGTGCCAAATATGGCTTTGTTATTGAAGGAATTGAATCCGAAGATATTGCACTGGCGAAAAATTTTGTAGAATACTCCAATAAATTTCCCGGAAAACTGATAGAATTGCCTTTCATCGTTGAATCAGACACTATGGAAGGGTTAATACCCGGACAATATCGTGTGCATAATATTAAAGATCTGAAAGCAAACGACAGGCTGAAATATGTTTTGGATGTGGACCCGCGGTCATTTCAGGAACCCTATGTAAAGAAAGTTTTTTTAGAAGCCAAAACCATTTTTGTCAATGCAGTCATGGGTTATACGCCTCATTTTAACGAAGGAACTATCGCTCTTGATGAACTTATTGATGAGAACACCAATGCCGTAAAACTTTATGGAGGTGGCGATACTATGCAGGAATTAAAACGTTTGTTACCCGGGCTTTATATTGTTGCCTTAGACAGTCCCCAATATTATATTTTCACCGGAGGTGGAGCTGTTCTTAAAGCTATTCAGGAAGGTAATGTTTTGGGCCTTGAACCGGTAAACGCTCTTATTAATCCTCTGTCGGCCAGAAAACAAAAAAACAGTAAAGCATAA
- a CDS encoding MaoC family dehydratase → MIKQGDKAAIEKIFSQEEVIAYAKSSNDNNPVHFDPDYAEKTPFAKPIVHGMLAASLFGGLLGSDLPGKGTIHLGQELKFIKPVMVGEKVLATIEVTHIREDKPVFTFDCILTKEDGSVAIQGTAVVIFRGEVFK, encoded by the coding sequence ATGATCAAACAAGGTGATAAAGCCGCAATAGAAAAAATATTTTCACAAGAGGAGGTTATTGCTTATGCCAAATCCTCAAACGACAACAATCCTGTACATTTTGACCCGGATTATGCAGAAAAAACTCCATTTGCAAAACCAATAGTGCATGGCATGTTGGCCGCCAGTTTATTTGGCGGACTTCTCGGCTCTGATTTACCTGGTAAAGGAACAATACATCTGGGACAAGAACTTAAATTTATCAAACCGGTCATGGTCGGTGAAAAAGTTTTGGCCACTATTGAAGTTACTCATATACGCGAGGATAAACCGGTATTTACATTTGACTGTATCCTGACCAAAGAAGACGGGTCTGTCGCTATTCAGGGTACTGCTGTAGTAATTTTCAGAGGAGAAGTTTTTAAATGA
- a CDS encoding ROK family protein — protein sequence MSELAVGIDIGGTNTVLGFVDKDGICVHKTTKKTTDYVNPEVFVEALTCTISDFFYTNKQHSIAGIGIGAPNGNYYKGTIEFAPNLKWKGVVPIVSLFQQKLKTPVILTNDANAAAIGEMIYGNARGMNNFILITLGTGVGSGIVVDGNLVYGHDGFAGEIGHAIVYPKGRLCGCGRKGCLEAYCSAQGITTTYMELLNEEGILDIPKTTISPLTIYEKAKSGESTAIRTYEKTGETLGLVLANSVAFTSPEAIFLFGGISNAGDFLLIPTKKNFEKNLLVIYRNKITILLSGIRENDAAVLGAASLIWKLKQ from the coding sequence ATGAGCGAACTGGCAGTCGGAATTGATATTGGGGGGACCAACACAGTTTTGGGGTTTGTTGATAAGGATGGCATTTGTGTACATAAAACAACAAAAAAAACCACCGATTATGTTAATCCTGAAGTTTTTGTAGAAGCACTTACTTGCACTATAAGTGACTTTTTTTATACCAACAAACAGCACAGTATCGCCGGAATAGGAATTGGCGCTCCCAATGGAAATTATTACAAAGGAACTATTGAATTTGCGCCAAATCTTAAATGGAAGGGTGTTGTCCCTATTGTAAGTCTTTTTCAACAAAAATTAAAAACACCTGTTATTCTAACTAATGATGCCAATGCTGCAGCTATCGGAGAGATGATTTATGGAAATGCCAGGGGTATGAATAATTTTATACTGATAACTTTAGGCACAGGCGTTGGAAGTGGTATAGTCGTTGACGGCAACCTTGTTTACGGACATGATGGTTTTGCAGGAGAAATCGGGCATGCAATAGTGTATCCAAAGGGCCGCTTGTGTGGCTGCGGACGTAAAGGCTGCCTGGAAGCCTATTGCTCAGCACAAGGCATCACAACAACTTACATGGAATTACTTAATGAGGAAGGTATTTTGGATATTCCCAAAACAACGATTTCACCTTTAACTATTTATGAAAAGGCAAAATCCGGCGAAAGTACCGCTATCAGAACCTATGAAAAAACAGGAGAGACACTCGGCCTTGTACTAGCCAACAGTGTGGCATTTACCAGCCCGGAAGCGATTTTTTTGTTCGGAGGTATATCCAATGCCGGAGATTTTTTATTAATTCCAACAAAAAAGAACTTTGAAAAAAATCTTTTGGTGATTTATAGAAATAAAATAACAATTCTGCTTTCGGGTATCAGGGAGAATGATGCAGCTGTTCTTGGAGCCGCGTCCCTGATATGGAAATTAAAACAATAA
- a CDS encoding polysaccharide deacetylase family protein has protein sequence MGSCVNHQQLFIRQDEYKPEITDIHQRSTHALSYANTVNPYVSEFLFKSGKINIKYPDNKKFAVCITHDIDQLFSMNKDLLKQALRDISKGSILKLSSTLSPLFNKRNNPYYNIRNLLEIEKSYDANSTFFFLALGKKEIDFNYDLDDVKNVFKAIKENDSEIGLHAGHLAFNDLKKLSQEKRKLEDIIQSEVIGIRNHFLKFRNPDTWEVQCKAGFKYDVSYGFNDATGFRNGMCHPFNPYNVLRQEYIDIIEIPLTLMDCTLDRYMQLDFENSWKVAKSLIDKVEQTCGVFCLLWHNTYFFKENLHLYLKILDYCQSKGAWLTSGEKIFKWWKENNIKSKFYEDLDDG, from the coding sequence ATGGGATCATGTGTAAACCATCAACAATTATTTATACGACAAGATGAATACAAACCGGAGATCACGGATATACATCAGCGCAGCACACATGCTTTATCTTACGCCAATACAGTAAATCCATACGTTTCTGAATTTTTATTTAAATCCGGAAAAATAAATATTAAATATCCGGATAATAAAAAATTTGCCGTTTGTATCACCCATGATATTGATCAGCTTTTTTCAATGAACAAAGACCTGTTAAAGCAAGCGTTAAGAGATATTTCAAAGGGAAGTATTCTAAAACTTTCATCAACCTTATCACCTCTTTTTAACAAACGAAACAACCCATATTATAACATTCGGAACTTGTTGGAAATTGAAAAAAGTTACGATGCCAATTCCACTTTTTTCTTCCTGGCTCTTGGTAAAAAGGAAATTGATTTTAACTATGACCTTGATGATGTCAAAAATGTATTTAAAGCAATTAAAGAAAATGATTCTGAAATCGGGTTACACGCCGGACACCTTGCTTTTAATGATCTGAAAAAACTGTCACAGGAAAAACGAAAATTAGAAGACATCATTCAAAGCGAAGTTATCGGTATCAGAAACCATTTTCTCAAATTCAGGAATCCGGATACATGGGAAGTCCAGTGTAAGGCCGGATTCAAATATGATGTGTCGTATGGATTTAATGATGCAACAGGATTCCGGAACGGCATGTGTCATCCTTTCAACCCATATAACGTACTCAGGCAAGAATATATAGATATTATTGAAATTCCGCTAACCCTTATGGATTGTACGTTAGACAGGTACATGCAGCTTGATTTTGAAAATTCCTGGAAAGTGGCTAAAAGTTTGATTGACAAAGTTGAACAAACATGCGGTGTTTTTTGCTTGTTATGGCATAACACTTATTTTTTTAAAGAGAACCTTCATTTGTATTTAAAAATTTTGGATTATTGCCAATCAAAAGGCGCTTGGCTTACTTCGGGAGAAAAAATTTTTAAATGGTGGAAAGAAAATAATATTAAAAGCAAATTTTATGAAGATCTTGATGACGGCTGA